In the genome of Marinomonas algicola, the window CTGGACTGATATTGGATATATTTGCACAGCGTGCACGTACGCATGAAGGTAAGCTTCAGGTTGAGCTTGCCCAATTACAGCATCTATCCACTCGTTTGATTCGAGGTTGGACGCATTTAGAGCGTCAGGGTAGTGTTGGCAATAGGGGGCCAGGTGAAACACAGCTTGAGACCGATAGACGTTTAATTCGAGAGCGAATTAAAGCCATACAGAAGCGTCTAGAAAAAGTTAATGTCCAGCGGGATCAAAGTCGTCGCGCTCGTACTCGATCTGCTACACCAACGGTATCTTTAGTTGGCTATACCAACGCAGGCAAATCGACTTTGTTTAATCGTGCTACGGGTGCTGAGGTCTTTGCTGCGGACCAATTGTTCGCCACGCTGGATCCTACACTTAGGCGTTTAGATATGCCTGAAATTGGTTCGATTGTTCTGGCGGATACGGTCGGTTTTATTCGTCAGCTGCCTCATCGTTTGGTAAAAGCGTTTCAGGCGACATTAAAAGAGTCCTCGGAAGCGGATTTATTGCTTCATGTGGTTGATGCAAGCGATCTGTCTCGTGATGAAAATATTCAGCACGTTAATGATGTGTTGCGTGAAATTGAGGCTTATGAAATACCTACTTTGGTGGTATTCAATAAGATAGATGCGTTGTCAAATGTTGCTGCAAGAATCGATCGTGATGAGGATGGTAAGCCTTATCGTGTATGGTTGTCTGCAAAAACAGGCGAGGGTATATCTTTATTAAAGGCGGCAATCTCAGAGTTGCTTGGCGAAGATATTATTCAGGATGTATTGGTTTTGCCAAATAATTCTGGTCGCTTTAGAGCTATGATGTTTGAGCAAGGTGCCGTGATTTCTGAAGATTATGATGAGGATGGTCGCTCTATTTTAAATGTCCGTCTGCCTAAAAAAGATTTTTTACAGATTTTAGCTAAAACAGGTTTAAGTGAAGAGCAGTTGCATGCTGCTTAGTTTTATGTAGATTTTTTTTGAATGATAATGGAGAGGCTTTATGGCCTGGAATGAACCGGGTAATAATGACAAAGACCCTTGGAACTCTGATAAAGATCGAAATACAAGTGGTCAGTCTGATACTGATAAAAACAATGATTCTCCCAATAATGATCCTTGGGGGAGAGATAAGCGTAACGAACAAGGGCCGCCAGATTTGGATGAGGCTTTTGGTAAGTTAATGGAGATGCTTGGCGTCAAAAAAGGGGGGCGCAGCGGCGGCTCCGGTGGCGGCGGCAATCTATCAAATAAATTTGGCGGTAGTCTTGTTGCAATTGTATTGATAGGTATTTTAGGGCTTTGGGGGGCGGCTGGTGTTTATCAGGTGGATCAACAAGAGCGCGGGGTTGTGTTGAGGCTTGGTAAGTATTATGAAACAGTGATGCCGGGTCTTCATTGGAATCCGCCTATGATCGATTCTGTTAGCAAGGTAAATGTGACCAAAGTTCGCTCACATGACCACAAGGCGTTAATGTTAACGGTTGATGAGGCAATAGTAGAGGTGGGTGTGTCTGTGCAGTATTCTGTTCAGGAGCCTAAAAACTACTTGCTAAATGTTCGTAATCCAGAGGAGAGCTTGGCTCAAGCCGTCGAGAGTGCCTTGAGGCATGTTGTTGGTAGTTCGCAAATGGACCAAATATTGACAGAGGGTCGTGAGTTGTTGGCGGATGATGTCAAACTTAGATTGCAGAATTACATAAATGTATACGGTACTGGTTTATTGATTTCTAAGGTTAACGTTGAAAATACTCAAGCGCCTACTCAGGTTCAAGAGGCATTTGATGACGTAATCAAGGCGAAAGAAGATGAGCAGCGAGTTCGTAATGAAGCTGAGTCTTATGCTAATGGTATTATTCCAGAAGCTCGAGGTCGTGCGCAGCGTATTCGAGAGGAAGCGGAAGCGTATCGTTCAGAAATTGTTGCTAGGGCGTCTGGTCAGGCAGATCGTTTTGATCGTATGTATCAAGAATATATAAAAGCACCTGAAGTAACGAAAAGACGTTTATATATAGAAACTATCGAAGATGTTTATTCTAAATCGAGTAAAGTTGTTGTCGATGTTGATGGTGGAAATAACATGATGTATCTGCCACTGGATAAGATAATGGAGAATAAAGCGACAATGAAGTCGTCAGCTGCTTCAAGTTCTGTTTTGCCTTCTAATAGTATTGGTAATATAACCGATCAGGTCATTGAAGAAATTCGTAAAAGACAAGGTGCAACGCGTAGAGAGGGCCGAAATTAATGAAAAATTTATCAGTATCTTTACTGTTCATTGTCTTGCTTTTGGTTTTAGTGGCTTCTCAAACTCTTTACGTAGTTAAGGAAACTGAGCGTGCGGTTGTTCTAAAGTTTGGTGAGATAGTTGAAGACGATGTTCAGCCGGGGTTGCATTTTAAAATACCGGTCATGAATGAAGTGAAAAAATTTGATTCACGTATTCTAACAATGGATTCACGTCCTCAGCGTTACTTAACATTGGAGAAGAAGGCTGTTATTGTTGACTCGTATGTAAAATGGCGCATTGAGTCAGTATCCAAATTCTATACAGCAACTTCTGGTGATGAAGTTATTGCAAACCGGGTTTTGTCGTCGCGAGTGGATACAGGTTTAAGAAACCAGTTTGGTGAGCGAACCATGCATGAAGTGGTCTCTGGTGAGCGAGACCTGTTGATGGATGAGCTTCGTGTCGGCTTGGATGATGTAGCAAAATCTGAACTTGGTATTACTATTGTTGATATTCGAGTTAAAAGAATCGATTTACCGCCAGATGTTAGTGAGTCTGTATATCAGCGTATGAGAACTGAGCGTGAGCGTGAAGCACGTGAACATAGATCAAAAGGTCTGGAGTTGGCTGAAGGTATTCGTGCTGATGCAGATAGACAGCAAGTTGTACTTGAATCTGAGGCGTATCGTGATTCAGAAATGATTCGTGGTGATGGTGATGCGACTGCTGCGGAAATTTATTCTAAGGTATACACACAGGATCCGGAGTTTTACGAGTTCTACCGTAGTCTACAGGCTTATCGGACGAGTTTTAGCTCTCAGGGTGATGTTTTTGTAATACAGCCTGACAGTGAGTTCTTTAAGTACCTAAATAATATTGAGCCGTAGCTTTGTATATTTAGCCTGAATCCTGTTTGAAGTCTATTTGTTCAAATAGGAAACATGGTATGATAGAAAAAACCGGGTAATTTCCCGGTTTTTTCATGTTTAAAAAACGAGAATGTATGCACGAACTGTTCCAGTCGCTACTTGTTGGCATTAGTTTATTATTGATTGTTGAGGGTGTGATGCCTTTCTTAATGCCTGATGTTTGGCGCAAAATAATGATCAAAGCTGTATCTAGTTCAAGTGTTAATCTGCGCATTTTAGGTGCTATGAGTATGTTTTTGGGATTGTTGTTGCTTTATATAGTACGAAGCTAAGAGGAAAAACTAATGACATTAGCTGATCGCTGGCTACTACCTGATGGTGTTGATGAATCTTTGCCTGTTCAGGCTGGAAGGATTGAAAATTTAAGGCGAGCATTGCTCGATCTTCATCATTCTTGGGGTTATCAGTTAGTCATTCCGCCATTATTAGAGTATTTAGATTCTCTTTTAACCGGTGCCGGATCTGATCTAGATAACGAAACCTTCAAAGTGATTGATCAGTTGTCAGGTCGTATGATGGGTATTCGTGCCGATTTTACGTCTCAGGTGGCTAGAATTGACGCGCACTGTTTGAAAGGTGAGTCGATTCAAAGGTTGTGTTACTGTGGTAGTGTATTAAGAACGGTGCCATCCGGTTTGGATGGTACGCGTAGTCCGATTCAGCTTGGTGCTGAATTGTACGGACATGGCGGCGTAGAAAGCGATATCGAAATCTTATCCTTAATGATAGAGACGCTTTCTGTTGTGGGGATAAGTGCGCCTGTTTTGGATTTGGGGCATGTGGATATCGTTAGGGATTTGATGGCCGTTTGTGATCTGACGGATTTTCAGCGTGATACAATCGCCGAATTCTATAAAACGAAAGACCTTCCGGAATTAAACCGTTTTGTTTCCTCTATTGATGTTTCTAAAGAGCAATCTGATTGGTTAAATGCGTTACCGCGCTTATGTGGGGATGCGTCGGTGCTTGAGAAAGCGGCTCTTGTCCTTAGTGGCGTTAGTGAGAAAACTGATCTGGCCTTAAAAGAATTGTTGCTTGTCAAAGAGACTGTCTCCTTGCGTTTTCCCGATGTTCGTTTTCATTTCGATTTGAGTGATTTGGTTTCGTATAATTACCATACTGGTTTGGTCTTTGCTGCTTATTTGCCTGGTTATGGTAATGCTATTGCTCGTGGTGGTCGATATAATAATATCGGTGAGGTTTTTGGGCGCTCCCGCCCTGCAACCGGTTTTAGCGCGGATCTTAAAACCTTAGTTATGCTGTCTGATGGTGAAGTAGAAAAACGTCCAGTTGTCCTAGCTCCGACAGAGAATGATATTGCGTTGTGGGATGCCGTTTCAAAATTGAGGCGAGAAGGTTTTAAGGTTGTTCAAGCGCTAGAAGGTGAAATTCCTGCGGTTGATGTCGATTTTAAATTGATTTGTGTTAAAGGAGATTGGCAGACAATTGCTGCTGATCTGTAAAATTTCGTTAAAAATTAAATGAGACCTGAAATTATGGGCAAAAACGTAGTTATTCTAGGTACCCAATGGGGTGATGAAGGTAAAGGTAAAGTTGTTGATTTACTTACTGAGGAAGTAGCCGCTGTAGTGCGTTTCCAAGGTGGTCATAATGCAGGACATACCCTTGTAATCGATGGGAAAAAAACTGTTTTGCATTTGATTCCTTCAGGAATTTTACGTGATAACGTTCAATGTATTATCGGTAATGGTGTTGTTCTTTCCCCTGCTGCTTTGCTAAAAGAAGTTAATGAGCTGCTTGAACAGGGTATTCCTGCGGTTGAGCGGTTGAAGATAAGCCCGGCTTGTCCTTTAATACTTCCTTATCATATTGCTATGGATCAAGCGCGTGAAATAGCAAAGGGTGCTAACAAAATAGGCACCACTGGTCGTGGTATTGGGCCAGCTTATGAGGA includes:
- the hflX gene encoding ribosome rescue GTPase HflX, which encodes MFFERPDSGDLAVLVHIDFNDPLNSYGPEECVELAISAGADPVAVVTGSRQKPDPRYFVGTGKLDEIMDIVVREEAQVVIFDHSLTPSQERNLEGFLNCRVLDRTGLILDIFAQRARTHEGKLQVELAQLQHLSTRLIRGWTHLERQGSVGNRGPGETQLETDRRLIRERIKAIQKRLEKVNVQRDQSRRARTRSATPTVSLVGYTNAGKSTLFNRATGAEVFAADQLFATLDPTLRRLDMPEIGSIVLADTVGFIRQLPHRLVKAFQATLKESSEADLLLHVVDASDLSRDENIQHVNDVLREIEAYEIPTLVVFNKIDALSNVAARIDRDEDGKPYRVWLSAKTGEGISLLKAAISELLGEDIIQDVLVLPNNSGRFRAMMFEQGAVISEDYDEDGRSILNVRLPKKDFLQILAKTGLSEEQLHAA
- the hflC gene encoding protease modulator HflC, which produces MKNLSVSLLFIVLLLVLVASQTLYVVKETERAVVLKFGEIVEDDVQPGLHFKIPVMNEVKKFDSRILTMDSRPQRYLTLEKKAVIVDSYVKWRIESVSKFYTATSGDEVIANRVLSSRVDTGLRNQFGERTMHEVVSGERDLLMDELRVGLDDVAKSELGITIVDIRVKRIDLPPDVSESVYQRMRTEREREAREHRSKGLELAEGIRADADRQQVVLESEAYRDSEMIRGDGDATAAEIYSKVYTQDPEFYEFYRSLQAYRTSFSSQGDVFVIQPDSEFFKYLNNIEP
- a CDS encoding DUF2065 domain-containing protein, with amino-acid sequence MHELFQSLLVGISLLLIVEGVMPFLMPDVWRKIMIKAVSSSSVNLRILGAMSMFLGLLLLYIVRS
- the hflK gene encoding FtsH protease activity modulator HflK produces the protein MAWNEPGNNDKDPWNSDKDRNTSGQSDTDKNNDSPNNDPWGRDKRNEQGPPDLDEAFGKLMEMLGVKKGGRSGGSGGGGNLSNKFGGSLVAIVLIGILGLWGAAGVYQVDQQERGVVLRLGKYYETVMPGLHWNPPMIDSVSKVNVTKVRSHDHKALMLTVDEAIVEVGVSVQYSVQEPKNYLLNVRNPEESLAQAVESALRHVVGSSQMDQILTEGRELLADDVKLRLQNYINVYGTGLLISKVNVENTQAPTQVQEAFDDVIKAKEDEQRVRNEAESYANGIIPEARGRAQRIREEAEAYRSEIVARASGQADRFDRMYQEYIKAPEVTKRRLYIETIEDVYSKSSKVVVDVDGGNNMMYLPLDKIMENKATMKSSAASSSVLPSNSIGNITDQVIEEIRKRQGATRREGRN
- a CDS encoding ATP phosphoribosyltransferase regulatory subunit — translated: MTLADRWLLPDGVDESLPVQAGRIENLRRALLDLHHSWGYQLVIPPLLEYLDSLLTGAGSDLDNETFKVIDQLSGRMMGIRADFTSQVARIDAHCLKGESIQRLCYCGSVLRTVPSGLDGTRSPIQLGAELYGHGGVESDIEILSLMIETLSVVGISAPVLDLGHVDIVRDLMAVCDLTDFQRDTIAEFYKTKDLPELNRFVSSIDVSKEQSDWLNALPRLCGDASVLEKAALVLSGVSEKTDLALKELLLVKETVSLRFPDVRFHFDLSDLVSYNYHTGLVFAAYLPGYGNAIARGGRYNNIGEVFGRSRPATGFSADLKTLVMLSDGEVEKRPVVLAPTENDIALWDAVSKLRREGFKVVQALEGEIPAVDVDFKLICVKGDWQTIAADL